From the genome of Argentina anserina chromosome 4, drPotAnse1.1, whole genome shotgun sequence, one region includes:
- the LOC126790961 gene encoding protein ALP1-like — translation MIQCQKDFWKTPLPVPEDSTDIRWKWFKNCLGALDGTHIRVKVPEQDKPRYRTRKCEIATNVLGVCSQDLMFIYVLPGWEGSTHDARVLREALSRRNGLKVPNGCYYLVDAGYNNAKGILAPFRGQRDHLNEWRNGNRPDSPQEFFNMKHSSARNVIERSFGLLKMCWAILRSPSFYDIITQRRIISVCCMIHNFIRREMVVDPIEEEYDRQPPVQDDEDDDYVDTIETSNEWMMWRQNLANEMWNIWRGNRRST, via the exons ATGATTCAATGCCAAAAGGACTTTTGGAAAACGCCATTACCTGTGCCTGAGGACTCAACAGATATTAGGTGGAAGTGGTTTAAG AATTGTTTAGGAGCATTAGATGGAACACATATTAGGGTGAAAGTTCCAGAACAAGACAAACCAAGATACAGAACAAGGAAATGTGAGATAGCAACAAATGTTTTAGGAGTTTGCTCTCAAGACTTGatgtttatatatgttttaccGGGATGGGAGGGATCTACACATGATGCTCGTGTTCTTAGAGAAGCTTTGAGCAGGAGAAATGGATTAAAAGTTCCTAACG GTTGTTACTACTTAGTAGATGCTGGCTACAATAATGCAAAGGGCATTCTTGCACCTTTTAGAGGGCAACGTGATCATCTCAATGAGTGGAGGAATGGAAACAGACCTGATTCGCCACAAGAATTTTTTAATATGAAACACTCAAGTGCTAGGAATGTTATCGAGAGGAGCTTTGGTCTACTAAAAATGTGTTGGGCAATTCTTAGGAGTCCATCATTTTATGATATAATAACACAACGTCGTATAATATCTGTGTGTTGCAtgattcataactttataAGAAGAGAGATGGTTGTAGATCCTATAGAAGAGGAATATGATAGGCAACCGCCTGTGCaagatgatgaggatgatgactATGTTGATACAATTGAGACTTCAAATGAGTGGATGATGTGGAGACAAAATCTTGCAAATGAAATGTGGAATATATGGCGTGGAAATAGGAGGTCGACATAA
- the LOC126791916 gene encoding transcriptional regulator SUPERMAN-like yields MQRNTGFCKSLVKADHSTVMTNKAIYGDFNSNKKNIEDGEVCTDGYPWPPRAYICGFCKREFKSAQALGGHMNVHRKDRARLRCSSPADFAGQYTHSTILNLNLKPNPSPTFVSSPPPSSSPFSTVSTRQLPQLTTSSSSVPSWILQSSYPPPIFSSPSATCHGENMKWFVSGNLSIPSANLKSSDLISQMKINAKSQDDGCMRLDLEIGVHGGDSKDDIDLELRLGYS; encoded by the coding sequence ATGCAGAGGAACACTGGCTTCTGCAAGAGCTTAGTGAAGGCAGACCATAGTACAGTCATGACTAATAAGGCAATCTATGGAGATTTCAACAGCAACAAGAAGAATATTGAAGATGGTGAAGTCTGTACGGATGGGTACCCATGGCCTCCGAGGGCTTACATTTGTGGCTTCTGCAAGAGAGAATTCAAATCAGCTCAAGCTCTGGGTGGCCATATGAATGTTCACAGGAAAGACCGAGCCAGGCTCAGATGCTCATCCCCAGCAGATTTTGCTGGTCAGTACACTCACAGTACTATACTTAATCTCAACCTTAAACCTAACCCTAGCCCTACCTTCGTATcctcaccaccaccatcatcatctccctTTTCCACTGTTTCAACTAGGCAGCTCCCACAATTAACTACTAGCTCTAGCTCAGTACCTTCTTGGATATTACAATCTTCTTACCCGCCTCCTATATTTTCATCACCATCTGCTACTTGCCATGGTGAAAACATGAAATGGTTTGTGAGTGGTAACCTTTCCATTCCTTCTGCAAACCTCAAAAGTTCGGATTTAATTTCTCAAATGAAGATTAATGCAAAGTCTCAAGACGATGGGTGCATGAGGTTGGACTTGGAGATCGGTGTTCATGGCGGTGACTCAAAGGATGACATCGATTTGGAGCTTCGATTAGGATACTCCTAG
- the LOC126791884 gene encoding transcriptional regulator TAC1-like, translating to MESWTVPLSPETSSDEEKDGDDNSGTTKRSYECTFCKRGFTNAQALGGHMNIHRKDRAKAKQHSNQYRSDEDYMSMSASQFSAPVYSQPASGYYPVLGHHEHHVQRNYHQMHIQPSESSPRFYSSVDDDSMSSQSSMSHQENQELWGANLSLRFSPTGRMEDDAFRVGVRNHEEVDLELRLGHGGF from the coding sequence ATGGAATCATGGACAGTTCCCCTTAGCCCAGAGACTTCAAGTGATGAAGAGAAAGATGGAGATGATAATTCTGGCACTACGAAACGAAGCTACGAGTGCACATTCTGCAAGCGAGGCTTCACCAACGCTCAAGCCTTGGGAGGACACATGAACATTCACCGCAAGGATCGAGCCAAGGCCAAGCAACACTCGAACCAGTACCGCTCCGACGAGGACTACATGTCGATGTCTGCGTCTCAGTTCAGTGCACCAGTTTACAGTCAACCGGCTTCTGGGTACTACCCGGTTTTGGGTCATCATGAGCATCATGTGCAGAGAAACTATCATCAGATGCACATTCAGCCATCTGAGTCTAGCCCTAGGTTTTATAGTTCCGTGGATGATGATTCAATGTCATCACAGTCTTCTATGAGTCATCAGGAGAACCAAGAACTCTGGGGTGCCAATTTGAGCTTAAGGTTCAGCCCAACTGGGCGTATGGAGGATGATGCTTTCAGAGTGGGAGTGAGGAATCACGAAGAAGTTGATTTGGAGCTTCGTCTAGGCCATGGAGGATTTTAG
- the LOC126790958 gene encoding F-box protein At1g10780-like, whose protein sequence is MVLASRLGAEFRSLKLLHRCFDNDCYPFDCCSHIIESLPNAIVQYVLSYMNNAQDVALCNCISKRWKDSLPYLRSLYFPRNSFDNLTGSDTPDDIVLKMISLIERLETLVVYSPFSSAGLASWLAVTGPSLRYLKLRMDNLAEQEVCNDCPSKLDCLTAAKSLESLKLWGVLMTCSPEWDVFLNLKNLEIVGARLEDPALSTVLRACPNLTKLVLLGCEGIVVSIELPHLEQCKLDFDGLGNCSFSMKCPKIEVIEVQGCSWIRVQKTKHLRNLSIANNAGNKYLCISDDLK, encoded by the exons ATGGTTTTGGCTTCAAGGTTAGGAGCTGAATTTAGGAGCTTGAAGC TTCTTCACCGTTGTTTTGATAATGACTGTTACCCATTTGATTGTTGTTCTCACATAATAGAGTCTCTCCCGAATGCTATTGTTCAATACGTATTGTCATATATGAATAATGCCCAAGATGTCGCACTTTGCAATTGTATATCGAAGCGATGGAAGGACTCACTTCCATATCTTCGGAGCCTTTACTTTCCTAGGAACTCTTTTGACAATCTCACAGGCAGTGACACTCCTGATGACATTGTATTGAAGATGATTTCTCTGATTGAACGATTAGAAACTCTTGTTGTGTATAGCCCATTTTCGAGTGCTGGGCTTGCTTCATGGTTGGCCGTAACAGGCCCCTCGCTTAGGTATCTTAAGCTTCGGATGGACAATCTTGCTGAGCAAGAGGTCTGTAATGATTGTCCTTCGAAATTGGATTGTTTAACTGCTGCAAAGAGTTTGGAGTCTTTAAAGCTTTGGGGAGTCTTGATGACTTGTTCCCCCGAGTGGGATGTATTCCTGAATCTCAAGAACCTTGAAATTGTTGGTGCAAGGTTGGAGGATCCTGCATTGTCAACTGTGCTTCGGGCCTGTCCTAATCTGACCAAACTGGTGTTGCTTGGTTGCGAAGGAATTGTTGTTTCAATTGAGTTGCCACATCTGGAGCAGTGTAAGCTAGACTTCGACGGCTTGGGAAATTGCTCATTTTCCATGAAATGCCCAAAAATTGAAGTCATTGAGGTGCAAGGCTGTAGTTGGATTCGGGTTCAGAAGACAAAGCACCTGAGGAATCTTTCGATTGCCAATAATGCAGGTAATAAATACCTTTGTATCTCTGATGACTTGAAATGA